In a single window of the Granulicella sibirica genome:
- a CDS encoding DUF192 domain-containing protein, whose product MDTLQRNGILVINATNGAIVCSSGHIANTFVLRLKGLLGKRGMQDDAGLLITPSSGVHTFGMLFPIDIISLDKNNRVLGAWERTGPWKMRGLTLRTRSVLELPAGKIRRSGIIVGDRLIIEVRR is encoded by the coding sequence ATGGATACGCTCCAGCGAAATGGAATTCTCGTCATCAACGCCACCAATGGAGCCATCGTCTGCTCATCGGGCCACATTGCGAACACCTTTGTGCTCCGGCTGAAAGGCTTGTTGGGCAAGCGGGGTATGCAGGATGATGCGGGCCTCCTTATCACACCCTCTTCTGGCGTGCATACCTTCGGCATGCTGTTCCCCATCGACATCATCTCGCTGGATAAGAACAACCGCGTACTCGGCGCCTGGGAAAGAACTGGGCCCTGGAAAATGCGCGGCTTGACACTTCGTACGCGCAGCGTCCTTGAACTTCCGGCCGGAAAAATCAGGCGGAGTGGGATCATAGTCGGTGACCGCCTGATTATCGAAGTAAGACGCTAA
- a CDS encoding alpha-L-fucosidase, producing MNLAQRVASVALFAATIVAHAQLEGDRLDTKPVHHPVAAIQDTETPAQRDARMAWWRDARFGMFIHWGLYSIPAGTWDGKQIPSIGEWIMNNASIPVADYKALAPKFNPVGFNAHDIVALAKSAGMKYIVITAKHHDGFAMFDSKANSFNIVAATPFKRDPLRELAEECRKQGMKLGFYYSQDQDWTASGGSAYKTGNHDSPTHHWDKAQDGDFDTYLHTKAIPQLKELLTNYGDFPVVIWFDTPTANMTPERAGEIVALLNQHPNLIWNNRLGGTYKGDTETPEQYIPPQGYPGLDWESCMTMNDTWGYKSYDTNFKSTETLLRNLIDIASKGGNYLLNIGPDSNGIVPPPEAERLKAVGQWLSLNGEAVYGTSPTLFGSEAGKFSATEKDSKGKPKFIASWDWRSTTKVDKVYVEIFKWPNGPFHLEKMPRTVKRAYLLADAEKKLLAVKQDGDMVDIQLPANAADPIATVLVLETVK from the coding sequence TTGAACCTCGCCCAACGCGTCGCCTCTGTCGCTCTCTTTGCCGCAACGATCGTCGCTCATGCCCAGCTTGAGGGCGACCGTCTTGATACCAAGCCCGTGCACCATCCAGTCGCCGCGATCCAAGATACCGAGACGCCGGCACAGCGCGACGCGCGTATGGCATGGTGGCGCGACGCGCGCTTCGGGATGTTCATCCACTGGGGCCTATATTCCATTCCTGCCGGCACGTGGGACGGTAAGCAGATTCCGAGCATCGGCGAGTGGATCATGAACAACGCCTCGATTCCCGTTGCCGACTACAAGGCGCTCGCGCCAAAGTTCAACCCGGTCGGATTCAACGCACACGATATTGTGGCGCTCGCGAAATCCGCTGGCATGAAGTACATCGTGATCACCGCAAAACACCACGACGGTTTCGCCATGTTCGATTCGAAGGCGAACTCCTTCAACATCGTCGCAGCCACTCCCTTCAAGCGCGATCCTCTGAGGGAACTCGCAGAAGAATGCCGGAAGCAGGGCATGAAGCTCGGCTTCTACTACTCACAGGATCAGGACTGGACCGCTTCCGGTGGTAGTGCGTACAAGACCGGGAACCACGATTCCCCTACGCATCATTGGGACAAAGCGCAGGATGGCGACTTCGACACATATCTCCACACGAAAGCTATTCCACAGCTAAAGGAGCTCCTCACCAACTACGGTGACTTTCCGGTCGTCATCTGGTTCGACACGCCGACCGCGAACATGACGCCCGAGCGAGCGGGAGAGATTGTCGCCCTTCTGAATCAGCATCCAAATCTTATCTGGAACAATCGCCTTGGGGGCACCTACAAAGGCGATACAGAAACTCCGGAACAGTACATCCCTCCGCAGGGCTATCCCGGACTCGACTGGGAATCCTGCATGACGATGAACGACACATGGGGTTACAAGTCCTACGATACGAACTTCAAGTCGACTGAAACCCTCCTCCGTAATCTCATCGATATCGCGAGCAAAGGAGGTAATTACCTCCTCAACATCGGTCCCGATTCGAACGGCATTGTCCCTCCACCCGAAGCGGAACGTCTGAAGGCGGTAGGACAGTGGCTCTCGTTGAACGGAGAAGCGGTCTATGGAACTTCACCGACTCTCTTCGGCTCCGAGGCCGGCAAGTTCAGCGCGACGGAGAAGGACTCGAAGGGCAAGCCGAAGTTCATCGCGTCATGGGATTGGCGTTCGACGACGAAGGTAGACAAGGTCTATGTAGAGATCTTCAAATGGCCGAATGGCCCGTTCCATCTCGAGAAGATGCCCCGTACGGTTAAGCGCGCTTATCTTCTGGCCGATGCCGAAAAGAAGCTGCTCGCGGTGAAGCAGGATGGCGATATGGTCGATATTCAGCTCCCGGCGAATGCTGCTGACCCCATTGCAACCGTTCTTGTTCTTGAAACGGTGAAGTAA
- a CDS encoding amylo-alpha-1,6-glucosidase, whose translation MHRNDSQANHLYRFVDMGKKLFLILLLTLPAVSQNLIHRPARANHPFTVVGETGAILGSQDGTFEIWQNPVKILSNFHVTAHLQNYDTPLDLNKFAATIDVYPSETIICLSHAAITVREHILIDRTSKLKHSPAIVYFEIHSIRPADLVFSFVPVMQRQWPAPSFGTPGPDWRKTGYILNTDNPAFYGIVAMPGSTPGPSAPYQERVKTQPTELHLHIDPKTDDKRLYPLFTAVGDASIKPDDLLAATLAQEEHLPEVKQANVQYYKDFLARTLSVTTPDSAFNDSFRWAEISMDQSRIQGPEGMGLAAGWSTSDDSARPGYGWFFGRDTLWSLYAVNSYGDFTLTKKAIDFLLLHQRADGKMMHEYSQSALTVDWKSLPYLYASADATPLLIMQMQDYVNASGDVAYLKSHWDNVQRAWQFIRSHSDNGLYANTEGTGWVEEWPSPMPHQEVYLAALDVQAGHAMSELATLMQNEQLATEAKTAATTGEQKLAAYRQADGFYAFSRNADSTFDRTKSIFPSVAWWSNPKGLAGSDSMFDSWASSAFSVDWGIRSVPSDSAIYDPISYHHGSMWPLYTGWVALAEFRAGRSLQAIERTRQTLALYDLQDLGATTEVLSGEFLQPLSRSSTHQLWSSAMAIAPVVRGLLGLQPDALRHALQVEPHLPAEWNKLSAEHVQVGPDAFDLTMTRDHEVLQIEAASKTPTVLCLSQAQPANECKAPAALVHRLSIPLPPIEVSFPTKLPFEGDRSTALHVLHQAEGPNDLSLSLEAPAGSTQTLLVLKNRASAKLRVEGGELNGDTLTVRFPAGSGYSLQETELRW comes from the coding sequence ATGCACCGGAATGACAGCCAGGCGAACCATCTGTATCGTTTCGTGGACATGGGCAAGAAATTATTTTTGATCCTCCTCCTCACCCTTCCCGCCGTCTCGCAGAACCTCATCCACCGTCCCGCGCGCGCAAATCACCCGTTTACGGTCGTCGGCGAGACCGGAGCCATTCTCGGCTCCCAGGACGGAACCTTCGAAATCTGGCAAAATCCCGTAAAAATCCTGAGTAACTTCCACGTTACCGCCCACCTCCAGAACTACGACACCCCCCTCGACCTCAACAAATTCGCCGCGACAATCGACGTATACCCTTCAGAAACAATCATTTGCCTCTCCCACGCCGCGATCACCGTGCGCGAACATATCCTCATCGACCGCACCAGCAAGCTCAAACACTCCCCCGCCATCGTCTACTTCGAGATCCACTCCATCCGCCCCGCCGACCTCGTCTTCTCCTTCGTCCCCGTCATGCAGCGCCAGTGGCCCGCCCCCAGCTTCGGCACCCCCGGCCCCGACTGGCGCAAGACCGGCTACATCCTAAACACCGATAATCCAGCGTTTTACGGCATAGTAGCCATGCCCGGCTCCACTCCCGGCCCAAGCGCCCCCTACCAGGAACGCGTCAAGACCCAGCCCACCGAACTCCACCTCCACATCGACCCAAAAACCGACGACAAGCGTCTCTACCCCCTCTTCACCGCTGTCGGCGATGCCTCCATAAAACCCGACGACCTCCTGGCCGCCACCCTCGCCCAGGAAGAGCACCTTCCCGAGGTCAAGCAGGCCAACGTGCAGTATTACAAGGACTTCCTCGCCCGCACCCTCTCCGTGACCACACCCGATTCAGCCTTCAACGACAGCTTCCGGTGGGCCGAAATCTCCATGGACCAGAGCCGCATCCAAGGGCCCGAAGGTATGGGTCTTGCCGCCGGATGGTCCACTTCCGACGACTCCGCGCGCCCAGGCTACGGCTGGTTCTTTGGCCGCGACACCCTATGGAGCCTCTACGCCGTCAACAGCTACGGCGACTTCACCCTGACAAAAAAGGCGATCGACTTCCTCCTCCTCCATCAGCGCGCCGACGGGAAAATGATGCACGAGTACTCCCAGTCCGCCCTCACCGTCGACTGGAAAAGCCTCCCCTACCTGTATGCCTCGGCCGACGCAACCCCTTTACTCATCATGCAGATGCAGGACTACGTAAATGCCAGCGGAGACGTTGCCTACCTCAAATCTCACTGGGACAACGTCCAACGAGCATGGCAGTTCATCCGCTCTCACAGCGACAACGGCCTGTACGCCAATACCGAAGGCACGGGCTGGGTCGAGGAGTGGCCGAGTCCGATGCCACACCAGGAGGTGTATCTTGCCGCTCTGGACGTGCAGGCCGGCCATGCGATGTCGGAACTCGCCACTCTCATGCAAAACGAGCAACTTGCCACAGAGGCAAAGACAGCCGCTACAACTGGCGAGCAGAAGCTGGCGGCCTATCGACAGGCGGATGGCTTCTACGCCTTCAGCCGGAATGCCGACAGCACCTTCGATAGGACGAAGTCCATCTTCCCGTCCGTAGCGTGGTGGTCGAACCCCAAGGGGCTGGCTGGGTCTGATTCCATGTTTGATTCCTGGGCGTCGAGCGCGTTCTCGGTCGATTGGGGAATCCGTTCCGTCCCTTCTGATTCAGCAATTTACGATCCGATCAGCTATCACCATGGATCCATGTGGCCGCTTTACACTGGCTGGGTTGCCCTCGCCGAATTTCGCGCCGGGCGCAGCCTCCAGGCCATCGAACGAACCCGCCAGACGCTTGCACTCTATGACTTACAGGATCTTGGGGCTACCACCGAAGTTCTCTCAGGGGAGTTCCTTCAACCGCTTTCCCGGTCTAGTACCCACCAACTCTGGTCCTCCGCGATGGCGATCGCCCCTGTTGTTCGCGGGCTCCTCGGTCTACAACCTGACGCCCTCCGGCACGCGCTCCAAGTCGAACCGCACCTGCCGGCGGAATGGAACAAGCTCTCCGCCGAACACGTTCAGGTCGGCCCGGATGCTTTCGACCTCACGATGACCCGCGACCACGAAGTTCTTCAGATTGAGGCGGCCTCCAAGACTCCGACGGTCCTCTGCCTCTCCCAGGCGCAGCCTGCCAACGAGTGCAAAGCCCCCGCCGCCTTGGTTCACCGTCTATCGATCCCTTTGCCACCGATTGAAGTCAGCTTCCCCACAAAGCTCCCTTTCGAAGGGGATCGGTCCACTGCGCTCCACGTGCTCCATCAGGCTGAAGGCCCGAATGACCTTAGCCTCTCTCTCGAAGCTCCTGCAGGTTCTACCCAAACGCTTCTCGTTCTCAAGAACCGCGCCTCCGCGAAGCTCAGAGTAGAAGGCGGAGAACTGAACGGAGACACTCTCACCGTCCGCTTCCCCGCTGGTTCCGGATATTCATTGCAAGAGACTGAGCTTCGGTGGTAA
- a CDS encoding tetratricopeptide repeat protein — protein MPHNRVQQPPMPRRHLLSFAALLFTLPLSGQAGKPTVDLDAATTAMRNGIDAANRNDLAAAKRYFTHATVLAPTIPAPHAALGSILLAQGDFGNAERELRKAHTLDPKDPAVTLNLARTDVSLRHYDDAAALFHQALAADPPPVLTDEETLTYAIALSASGNLNGAKIQLAQALTRTPNSALLHDALGSLLAQTGSMDEAIPHFERAVALDPSLNQAQVHLGALLIAQNRPADAVGPLESAVAADPSSFDANLQLGRALSAVHRDVDALPVLHHAVDLRAEAGASTASLYDLALALQASGDSRAAVALFAAVTAPQSRLPMASLGPALTNYALARVQTGDAAGALPLYARALALGPDSPVFREDYGVAFLQQADLTHAIEQFRAGLTLEPNSAHLHYDLGLALKLKDDLAAAIPEFERAAQLDPTLPDPPYTLGVIYMQQGRYADAKTQLQRATQLQPDNGEAWALLGGVQKDSGDATGAAESLRKAIALEPEQPSLHIQLAALFSQAGKTADAAAERKIAADLSRAAVSHQRATFALKSGRTLLEQGKLPEAAAQLTTAAEADPKDPEPHRVLAEVLTRQGRPAEAALERKKAASLASASPQPDAIAPAAAQP, from the coding sequence ATGCCTCATAATCGCGTCCAACAACCACCGATGCCACGCCGCCACCTTCTCTCGTTTGCCGCGCTTCTCTTTACCCTGCCCCTGAGCGGCCAGGCGGGCAAACCGACCGTCGATCTCGACGCCGCCACGACCGCCATGCGCAATGGCATCGACGCCGCCAACCGCAACGACCTTGCCGCAGCCAAGCGCTACTTTACGCACGCGACCGTGCTGGCCCCGACGATCCCCGCGCCGCACGCGGCGCTCGGATCGATTCTGCTCGCGCAGGGAGACTTCGGTAACGCGGAGCGCGAGCTTCGCAAGGCTCATACGCTTGACCCGAAGGATCCGGCCGTCACCCTCAATCTGGCTCGAACCGACGTCTCCCTGCGCCACTACGACGACGCAGCCGCTCTCTTCCATCAGGCGCTGGCGGCGGACCCGCCTCCTGTTTTGACGGATGAAGAAACGCTTACCTACGCGATCGCTCTTTCCGCTTCGGGAAACCTGAATGGGGCGAAGATCCAGCTTGCCCAGGCACTCACACGTACTCCGAACTCCGCGCTCCTGCACGACGCGCTCGGGTCGCTGCTTGCGCAGACCGGGAGCATGGATGAGGCGATCCCGCACTTCGAGCGTGCTGTCGCGCTCGATCCTTCCCTTAATCAGGCCCAGGTTCATCTCGGCGCTCTCCTGATCGCGCAGAACCGACCTGCGGATGCCGTTGGGCCGCTCGAGTCCGCGGTGGCGGCCGATCCTTCGAGTTTCGACGCCAACCTCCAGCTTGGCCGCGCGCTCTCGGCTGTGCATCGCGACGTGGACGCGCTTCCGGTCCTGCACCATGCCGTCGACCTCCGCGCAGAGGCCGGCGCGTCTACCGCCTCTCTTTACGACCTTGCCCTCGCGCTCCAGGCCAGCGGGGACAGCCGCGCTGCCGTTGCTCTGTTCGCCGCTGTTACTGCCCCGCAAAGCCGTCTGCCAATGGCCAGCCTTGGCCCCGCGCTCACGAACTACGCGCTCGCGCGCGTCCAGACCGGCGATGCTGCCGGAGCGTTGCCTCTGTATGCACGTGCGCTCGCCCTCGGGCCAGATAGCCCGGTCTTTCGCGAGGACTACGGGGTCGCGTTCCTCCAGCAGGCGGACCTGACCCATGCGATCGAGCAGTTCCGCGCCGGATTGACACTCGAGCCAAACAGCGCGCACCTGCACTACGACCTTGGCCTCGCGCTCAAGCTCAAGGACGACCTCGCCGCCGCCATCCCGGAGTTCGAGCGGGCCGCGCAGCTCGATCCAACGCTGCCCGATCCGCCCTATACTCTCGGCGTGATCTATATGCAGCAAGGGCGATACGCCGACGCCAAGACCCAGCTACAGCGCGCCACGCAGCTTCAGCCGGATAACGGCGAGGCGTGGGCGCTGCTGGGCGGAGTTCAGAAGGATTCGGGCGACGCAACGGGGGCTGCCGAGAGTCTGCGCAAGGCCATCGCTCTTGAGCCTGAACAGCCGAGCCTCCACATCCAGCTTGCTGCGCTCTTCTCGCAGGCCGGGAAGACTGCCGACGCGGCAGCCGAACGCAAGATTGCCGCCGACCTCAGCCGTGCCGCCGTCTCGCATCAGCGTGCGACTTTTGCGCTCAAGAGCGGACGCACTCTACTCGAACAGGGCAAGCTGCCGGAAGCTGCTGCGCAACTTACGACGGCGGCTGAAGCGGATCCGAAGGATCCCGAGCCCCACCGCGTGCTCGCCGAAGTTCTGACGCGCCAAGGCAGGCCCGCCGAGGCAGCGCTCGAACGCAAAAAGGCCGCGTCGCTCGCGTCTGCCTCGCCCCAGCCTGACGCAATCGCGCCTGCCGCCGCGCAGCCATGA
- a CDS encoding tetratricopeptide repeat protein: protein MKPPTRTRIPALILASLLCALFIPASRQAAESPAKTHPLADPDKACAQCHEAIYEHYEKTSMARGSGLATEGLLPGELHHKASGSDYRVFLRDSDAWMSYSESSTGAQGERRLLYFIGSGRHGRTYLYQLEGQWFELPINFYTRRSTWDMAPAYDKATTIPAPPPTDANCLHCHATQVQQPLPTARNRYADAPFVQGGVGCSACHGDPSQHLAQHGHGPILNPAKLSPAKRDSTCLQCHLEGDAVVYRPGKSLAQFQPGEELSATALYFVRASQQAGGGRASSQYEALLRSACKRAVGDALTCTTCHDPHSSPAAAERVSFFRSKCLNCHAAQAADHHPEQQDCATCHMPTRNTSDISHEQSTDHNIQARPSAPSLLKSDDLVPVGPAKPTDREYGLAYAQLARRGNRAAGERALALLTKAQQSGANDAQVDLQLAFLQQISQHPVQARANYEAALQQDPYDPTSLANLAVIDASSNRVEEAVVLLKKLVSADPSQTPAGLNLAFIECRLGRKQEALAVLHRMVEFNPGDVQVHIFLSTGAYAGQHCPLTGNGSTE from the coding sequence ATGAAGCCGCCGACCCGCACGCGCATTCCGGCTTTGATCCTTGCCTCGCTGCTCTGCGCGCTGTTCATTCCCGCCTCGCGGCAAGCCGCGGAATCGCCTGCGAAGACCCATCCACTCGCCGATCCCGACAAGGCTTGCGCCCAGTGCCACGAGGCCATCTATGAGCATTACGAGAAGACCTCGATGGCGCGAGGAAGCGGCCTTGCCACGGAGGGTCTTCTGCCGGGTGAACTTCATCACAAGGCATCCGGAAGCGACTACCGGGTGTTCCTCCGCGATAGCGACGCGTGGATGTCGTACAGCGAATCTTCGACGGGCGCTCAGGGTGAACGCCGGCTTCTCTACTTCATCGGCTCGGGCCGTCACGGGCGCACGTACCTTTACCAGCTCGAGGGACAGTGGTTCGAGCTACCGATCAACTTCTACACGCGCCGGAGCACCTGGGACATGGCTCCCGCGTATGACAAGGCCACAACGATTCCCGCACCTCCGCCAACGGATGCGAACTGCCTTCACTGCCACGCCACGCAGGTACAGCAACCTCTGCCTACCGCACGCAATCGGTATGCGGACGCACCCTTCGTGCAGGGCGGTGTGGGCTGCTCTGCGTGCCACGGCGATCCGAGCCAGCATCTTGCCCAGCATGGCCACGGACCTATTCTGAATCCTGCCAAACTGTCACCGGCGAAGCGTGACAGCACGTGCCTACAGTGTCATCTCGAAGGAGATGCGGTGGTGTATCGCCCGGGTAAATCGCTCGCGCAGTTTCAGCCCGGTGAGGAGCTTTCGGCTACGGCGCTTTATTTCGTTCGTGCCAGCCAGCAGGCGGGTGGGGGACGTGCCTCAAGCCAATACGAGGCGCTTCTGCGCAGCGCCTGCAAGCGGGCCGTCGGTGATGCGCTGACATGCACTACCTGCCATGACCCACATAGCTCGCCGGCTGCCGCGGAACGGGTGTCGTTCTTCCGCTCGAAATGCCTGAACTGCCACGCTGCGCAGGCTGCGGATCATCACCCGGAGCAGCAGGACTGCGCGACCTGTCACATGCCTACGCGGAACACATCCGATATCTCCCACGAACAGAGTACCGATCACAACATCCAGGCACGGCCAAGCGCACCCAGTCTGCTGAAGTCTGATGATCTTGTTCCTGTGGGTCCGGCCAAACCGACGGACCGGGAGTATGGCCTTGCCTATGCACAACTGGCCCGGCGTGGCAATCGCGCTGCTGGAGAGCGAGCTCTCGCGCTTTTGACGAAGGCCCAGCAATCCGGTGCGAACGATGCACAGGTCGATCTTCAGCTTGCGTTCCTGCAGCAGATATCGCAGCATCCTGTGCAGGCTCGGGCGAACTATGAAGCTGCTCTTCAACAGGATCCTTACGATCCAACGTCCCTCGCCAACCTCGCCGTGATCGACGCTTCTTCGAACCGCGTCGAGGAGGCGGTTGTCCTGCTCAAGAAGCTTGTCTCAGCCGACCCGAGCCAGACGCCCGCTGGCCTTAACCTTGCGTTTATCGAATGCCGTCTTGGCCGGAAGCAAGAGGCGCTCGCCGTCCTCCATCGAATGGTTGAGTTCAATCCGGGCGATGTGCAGGTTCATATCTTTCTTAGCACCGGTGCGTACGCGGGGCAGCATTGCCCGCTGACTGGGAACGGGAGTACAGAGTAG
- a CDS encoding CRTAC1 family protein: MVLRTAALLIAFTALAPGQSTIDQQAQKPSEGGQNVKSGGVNTGGAHAAVLDAQHRPITAGGFVSSGPHVFDNVAEQAGLAKWRHQVGTPEKNFIIETLGSGVALLDYDNDGWLDIYLVNGSTYEAQAGKAPAPHAALFHNNHDGTFTDVTAKAGVQNDRWGIGAVAADYDNDGYPDLYVTNFGKNRLYHNNHNGTFTDVSEKAGVQLGNWSTGATWGDYDGDGKLDLFVPGYVHYDFEHPPEQGSNANVSYSFCQFRGMKTMCGPHGLKGEPDHLFHNNGDGTFTDVSVKAGVSDQKSPFYGLASLFVDVNNDGKVDLLVADDSTPNYLYLNKGDGTFEDASFASGYALNESGRETASMGIAAGDLTHNGRIDLYNTTFSDDYKPLYRNDGDGNFTDISYEMGIAEPTVPFLGWGDAFFDYDNDGWLDLLEVNGHVYPQVDQQQWGTSWHQRPLLFHSDAGKLKLVPAVEGSGLATLAASRGMAYGDLFNDGQIDAVINNMDGAPTLLRNVAKSGNHWIEMKLVGGPKSPRDAVGATVYLTANGVTQRADVISGGSFASSPDPRVHFGLGQGTAIGKVEIHWPSGLVETIAVPAIDKISAVTEGKGTLVKAAR; encoded by the coding sequence ATGGTTCTCCGCACTGCCGCGCTTTTGATCGCTTTCACCGCACTTGCTCCCGGGCAATCCACCATTGACCAGCAGGCCCAGAAGCCCTCGGAGGGGGGCCAAAACGTCAAGTCGGGCGGCGTGAATACGGGCGGCGCGCATGCTGCTGTGCTCGATGCGCAGCACCGGCCTATTACTGCTGGCGGATTCGTTTCGAGTGGGCCGCATGTCTTCGATAACGTGGCCGAGCAGGCGGGGCTGGCGAAGTGGCGGCACCAGGTCGGCACGCCGGAGAAGAATTTCATCATCGAGACGCTTGGGTCCGGCGTCGCGCTGCTGGACTACGACAATGATGGCTGGCTGGATATCTATCTCGTGAACGGAAGCACGTATGAGGCGCAGGCCGGGAAGGCTCCCGCTCCGCATGCGGCTTTGTTTCATAACAACCACGATGGCACGTTCACGGATGTGACCGCGAAGGCAGGCGTGCAGAACGACCGGTGGGGCATTGGCGCAGTCGCGGCGGACTATGACAATGATGGGTACCCCGACCTGTATGTGACGAACTTCGGGAAGAACAGGCTGTATCACAACAACCATAACGGCACGTTCACCGACGTCTCGGAGAAGGCGGGGGTGCAGCTTGGGAACTGGTCGACGGGGGCTACCTGGGGTGACTACGACGGCGATGGTAAGCTCGATCTCTTCGTGCCGGGGTATGTCCACTATGACTTCGAGCATCCTCCCGAGCAGGGTTCCAATGCCAACGTTTCCTACTCGTTCTGCCAGTTTCGCGGCATGAAGACGATGTGCGGGCCGCATGGGCTGAAGGGCGAGCCTGACCATCTGTTCCATAACAATGGCGATGGCACGTTTACCGACGTCAGCGTGAAGGCCGGTGTGTCGGACCAGAAATCTCCCTTCTATGGGCTGGCTTCGCTGTTTGTCGATGTCAATAATGACGGCAAGGTGGACCTGCTCGTTGCGGATGACTCTACGCCAAATTACTTGTATTTGAATAAAGGCGATGGGACGTTTGAAGATGCCAGCTTTGCCTCTGGATACGCGCTGAATGAGAGTGGGCGGGAGACGGCTTCGATGGGGATTGCCGCCGGGGACCTCACGCACAACGGACGAATCGATTTGTATAACACTACTTTTTCGGACGACTACAAGCCGCTGTACCGCAATGACGGTGATGGCAACTTTACCGACATCAGCTACGAGATGGGGATTGCGGAGCCTACCGTACCGTTTCTTGGGTGGGGCGATGCTTTCTTTGATTACGACAATGATGGGTGGCTCGATCTGCTGGAGGTGAATGGGCATGTGTATCCGCAGGTGGATCAGCAGCAGTGGGGGACGAGCTGGCACCAGAGACCGCTGCTATTTCACTCGGATGCAGGCAAGCTGAAGCTCGTGCCGGCGGTGGAGGGGAGCGGGTTGGCTACGCTTGCGGCTTCTCGCGGCATGGCTTACGGGGATCTGTTCAACGATGGGCAGATCGATGCGGTCATCAACAACATGGATGGGGCTCCTACGTTGCTGCGGAACGTGGCGAAGAGCGGAAACCACTGGATCGAGATGAAGCTTGTGGGTGGGCCGAAGAGTCCGCGGGATGCTGTGGGGGCTACGGTTTATCTGACGGCGAACGGGGTGACGCAGCGGGCGGATGTGATCAGCGGAGGGAGCTTTGCCTCGTCGCCTGATCCTAGGGTGCATTTTGGGCTGGGGCAGGGGACGGCGATCGGCAAGGTCGAAATTCACTGGCCTAGCGGGCTGGTGGAGACGATTGCTGTTCCGGCGATCGACAAGATTTCGGCGGTGACGGAAGGGAAGGGCACGCTGGTCAAGGCTGCGCGGTAG